TTATGATTTTTGCAAAAGGAACCAACCTGTTAAATCAAAATGTTCGTAATGCGACTTCCTATCTACGTAATTTTGCTCCTGAACCGGGACGAGGAGCGGAAATTGGTATTCGAGCTAATTTTTGACTGTACGATAAATCAATAATAAATATATTTAATGAAATTTGTTATTAAATTTTAAATTAAATTAACTCATTCTAATTGCTATAGATAATTTTGATCAATTAATTAAAGAATAAGTGATAACAACAAAAAATATAGATACATCAGAAAAAAAATTAGATCCTATAAAATCTTCTCGTTTACCTAAGGGGTACGTTCCATCACCAGAGCTTAAAAATCAACTTAGAGAGTTAATGCAAACCAATCCATGGATAAGCATAGCAGCATATATAATGGATTGGGGGATTATTGTAGGAGTAGCAACCATTTCATGGTGGGTATTTTCTATACTCGGCATAGGAATTACCCCTCTATTCATATATTTAATAGCTGCACTCATCATTGCTTCAAGACAAAAAGGTTTAGAAAATATGATTCATGAAGCCTCTCACACTAACTTAACTAGAAATCGTAAACTTAACGACACGATATGTTATTGGGCAGGTGCCATGTGGCTTCATCCAGGATTAACTCTTGAGGATGAAAGGAAAGATCATGTTGAGGGACACCATGGTTTTTTCTGGGATCCAGTACGTGACCCAAAGTACCGAGGGCATAAAAGCTCTGGGCTCAATGATCTCCCTCAAAAAACTAAGTGGAGCGCTATATATATCTTAGTACGTGCTTTAGCACGCTCTTATAGATGGAAACTATTTTCTATTATCAAAGGTGGCTCTTTACTAAAACCAGCTCGATCTTCCTATGAAATGGCTCGTAGAATAGTTGTTATTCTTACCATAGTAGCACTAGCTTATCTGGGTCTTTTCACTCCTTTTATTCTCTACTTTTTTATACCAGCTATTT
This genomic window from Candidatus Nitrosacidococcus tergens contains:
- a CDS encoding fatty acid desaturase family protein; this encodes MITTKNIDTSEKKLDPIKSSRLPKGYVPSPELKNQLRELMQTNPWISIAAYIMDWGIIVGVATISWWVFSILGIGITPLFIYLIAALIIASRQKGLENMIHEASHTNLTRNRKLNDTICYWAGAMWLHPGLTLEDERKDHVEGHHGFFWDPVRDPKYRGHKSSGLNDLPQKTKWSAIYILVRALARSYRWKLFSIIKGGSLLKPARSSYEMARRIVVILTIVALAYLGLFTPFILYFFIPAILFLPIVSFIAQMSEHAGAIGDTEFDKTRNKLGFIQEYFFHPHGDGYHLVHHLYAGIPHHQLKNAHNLLMQDPVYRAGNHCYALGLFPSKNRSVLSDLVRTESI